Proteins from a single region of Syngnathus typhle isolate RoL2023-S1 ecotype Sweden linkage group LG10, RoL_Styp_1.0, whole genome shotgun sequence:
- the azi2 gene encoding 5-azacytidine-induced protein 2 isoform X1 — protein sequence MEHQAVDDDICILKHETADTAAGESPVSVCAGDESVASHFALVTAYEDIKKRLRETEQDNTFLRKRVKQLEDKLFRPEVSEGPQYVNKAFSAYRGIYIEKEDLQMELNKLKKEKSESERLLTEQLQSKELELLQLRTEMETSQVMKSLNSPQDSWQMDCVSAQRKILQLQEELDRLSLKHSEQLEMRGDELCDLNGPNSEHNPRERSMQQAYETLHSEIARLRSELRHQRGLIRRLGPLISDTRRAGPIQCPQETESNRHAVVQAPLPHPPPALPSCSGRPCPPPAGGQTSALLPDILREDCWCNGPWPTQQCSGEALARNEASSVVLPPPPLNQASIDDSCRSFPSPPKPSDALFWELHSAASNSSSLNGNSSPRSPPNTEYIKRF from the exons ATGGAACATCAGGCTGTGGATGATGACATCTGCATCCTCAAACACGAGACGGCCGACACGGCCGCGGGAGAGAGCCCCGTATCGGTGTGCGCCGGCGATGAATCTGTAGCTTCTCATTTCGCCCTGGTCACAGCCTATGAGGACATCAAAAAGCGCCTGAGAGAGACTGAGCAAGATAACACTTTCCTTAGGAAACGAGTTAAGCAGCTGGAGGATAAG CTCTTCCGGCCAGAGGTTTCAGAGGGTCCCCAATATGTCAACAAGGCCTTCAGCGCATATCGAGGTATATATATTGAAAAGGAGGACCTGCAGATGGAGCTAAACAAGCTG AAAAAGGAGAAGAGTGAGAGCGAGAGGCTCCTGACAGAGCAGCTTCAAAGCAAAGAGCTGGAGCTGCTCCAGCTGAGGACCGAGATGGAGACCAGCCAAG TCATGAAGAGCTTGAACAGTCCTCAGGACTCTTGGCAGATGGACTGTGTCAGTGCTCAGCGAAAAATCCTTCAGCTTCAGGAGGAGCTGGACCGCTTGTCCCTGAAACACAGCGAGcaactggaaatgagaggg GACGAATTGTGTGACCTGAACGGACCTAACTCGGAACACAATCCCAG GGAGAGGAGCATGCAGCAGGCGTACGAGACTTTGCATTCTGAGATCGCCCGTCTCCGTTCAGAGCTCAGGCACCAAAGAGGCCTGATTCGGAGGCTCGGACCATTGATCAGTGACACAAGACGAG CAGGTCCAATTCAGTGTCCGCAAGAGACGGAGAGCAATCGGCACGCAGTCGTTCAGGCTCCGCTACCTCATCCCCCCCCCGCGTTGCCCTCGTGTTCTGGCCGCCCCTGCCCACCCCCCGCGGGTGGCCAGACTAGCGCCTTGCTGCCGGACATTTTGCGAGAGGACTGCTGGTGTAACGGTCCGTGGCCAACGCAGCAGTGCTCCGGCGAGGCTTTGGCCAGGAACGAGGCCTCTTCTGTTGttttgccgccgccgcccctgAACCAGGCCTCCATAGATGACAGCTGCAGGTCCTTCCCTAGTCCCCCCAAACCGAGTGACGCCCTTTTCTGGGAGCTACACTCGGCCGCatccaattcttcttctttgaaTGGAAACTCTAGTCCTAGGAGCCCTCCCAATACAGAGTATATCAAGCGCTTTTGA
- the azi2 gene encoding 5-azacytidine-induced protein 2 isoform X2: MEHQAVDDDICILKHETADTAAGESPVSVCAGDESVASHFALVTAYEDIKKRLRETEQDNTFLRKRVKQLEDKLFRPEVSEGPQYVNKAFSAYRGIYIEKEDLQMELNKLKKEKSESERLLTEQLQSKELELLQLRTEMETSQVMKSLNSPQDSWQMDCVSAQRKILQLQEELDRLSLKHSEQLEMRGDELCDLNGPNSEHNPRERSMQQAYETLHSEIARLRSELRHQRGLIRRLGPLISDTRRGPIQCPQETESNRHAVVQAPLPHPPPALPSCSGRPCPPPAGGQTSALLPDILREDCWCNGPWPTQQCSGEALARNEASSVVLPPPPLNQASIDDSCRSFPSPPKPSDALFWELHSAASNSSSLNGNSSPRSPPNTEYIKRF; encoded by the exons ATGGAACATCAGGCTGTGGATGATGACATCTGCATCCTCAAACACGAGACGGCCGACACGGCCGCGGGAGAGAGCCCCGTATCGGTGTGCGCCGGCGATGAATCTGTAGCTTCTCATTTCGCCCTGGTCACAGCCTATGAGGACATCAAAAAGCGCCTGAGAGAGACTGAGCAAGATAACACTTTCCTTAGGAAACGAGTTAAGCAGCTGGAGGATAAG CTCTTCCGGCCAGAGGTTTCAGAGGGTCCCCAATATGTCAACAAGGCCTTCAGCGCATATCGAGGTATATATATTGAAAAGGAGGACCTGCAGATGGAGCTAAACAAGCTG AAAAAGGAGAAGAGTGAGAGCGAGAGGCTCCTGACAGAGCAGCTTCAAAGCAAAGAGCTGGAGCTGCTCCAGCTGAGGACCGAGATGGAGACCAGCCAAG TCATGAAGAGCTTGAACAGTCCTCAGGACTCTTGGCAGATGGACTGTGTCAGTGCTCAGCGAAAAATCCTTCAGCTTCAGGAGGAGCTGGACCGCTTGTCCCTGAAACACAGCGAGcaactggaaatgagaggg GACGAATTGTGTGACCTGAACGGACCTAACTCGGAACACAATCCCAG GGAGAGGAGCATGCAGCAGGCGTACGAGACTTTGCATTCTGAGATCGCCCGTCTCCGTTCAGAGCTCAGGCACCAAAGAGGCCTGATTCGGAGGCTCGGACCATTGATCAGTGACACAAGACGAG GTCCAATTCAGTGTCCGCAAGAGACGGAGAGCAATCGGCACGCAGTCGTTCAGGCTCCGCTACCTCATCCCCCCCCCGCGTTGCCCTCGTGTTCTGGCCGCCCCTGCCCACCCCCCGCGGGTGGCCAGACTAGCGCCTTGCTGCCGGACATTTTGCGAGAGGACTGCTGGTGTAACGGTCCGTGGCCAACGCAGCAGTGCTCCGGCGAGGCTTTGGCCAGGAACGAGGCCTCTTCTGTTGttttgccgccgccgcccctgAACCAGGCCTCCATAGATGACAGCTGCAGGTCCTTCCCTAGTCCCCCCAAACCGAGTGACGCCCTTTTCTGGGAGCTACACTCGGCCGCatccaattcttcttctttgaaTGGAAACTCTAGTCCTAGGAGCCCTCCCAATACAGAGTATATCAAGCGCTTTTGA